The Streptomyces sp. NBC_01363 region CTTGAACCAGGCGAACGCCGTGTACCAGGAGATGGCGGAGGTGTCCCGGCCGGAGCGGGCGGCATAGCGCTCGATCAGCTCGGTGGGGGAGGGGTGGCCCGCCGCGCCGCTGGTGGTGGAGACCGGCGATTCGGCCAGACCGAGGTCGGAGCTGTACATCACCAGCAGGCCGAGATCGGTCAGCGGGTCGCCGAGCGTCGACATCTCCCAGTCGAGGACGGCCTTGATCCGGTCGTCCGAGCCGATCAGGACGTTGTCCAGCCGGTAGTCGCCGTGCACGACGGTGGGCGCGGGCGAGACGGGCAGCGCGCGCCCGAGCGCGGCGTGCAGTTCGTCGATGCCGGGCAGCTCGCGGTTGCGCGACGCGTCCAGCTGCTTGCCCCAGCGGCGCAGCTGCCGGTCGAGGAAGCCCTTAGGCCGCCCGAAGTCCCGGAGTCCGACGGACTCCGGGTCCACGGCGTGCAGTGCGACGAGGGTGTCGACGAGCCCGAGGACCGCCTCCCGGGTGCGCTCGGCGCCCAGCGGGGCGAGCTGCTCGGC contains the following coding sequences:
- a CDS encoding phosphotransferase family protein is translated as MSSVPPPGLDLDRLRGHLDRERPGLVSGPLEARLIEGGRSNLTYTVTDGTGRWVVRRPPLGHVLATAHDMRREHRVISALHPTAVPVPEPVLLCEDDSVIGSPFYVMEYVEGTPYRTAEQLAPLGAERTREAVLGLVDTLVALHAVDPESVGLRDFGRPKGFLDRQLRRWGKQLDASRNRELPGIDELHAALGRALPVSPAPTVVHGDYRLDNVLIGSDDRIKAVLDWEMSTLGDPLTDLGLLVMYSSDLGLAESPVSTTSGAAGHPSPTELIERYAARSGRDTSAISWYTAFAWFKLAVILEGIHYRYTLGRTVGAGFDRIGDLVPVFIEHGLTTLQEG